A stretch of the Dyella sp. 2HG41-7 genome encodes the following:
- a CDS encoding branched-chain amino acid transaminase produces the protein MSTPFLWHNGRIKPWAEATVHVTAHALHYGSSVFEGERVYATPEGPAYFRLADHTRRLFESARIYEIDIGYTEDQINEACLEVIRANRMASAYVRPIVFRGAGGLGVLPRDGAPVDVAIMALEWGAYLGDAAEVGADVCVSSWHRPAPNTIPSWAKAGGNYLSSQLIGLEARRGGFDEGIALGYNGLLSEGAGENLFLVKRGKLLTPPSSAGILAGITRDSVISLANDLGFVVEERDLPREALYTADEVFMTGTAAEITPVRSVDRKKVGSGTPGPITRALRDAFFGLFDGRTQDRYGWLTSVSAVVHDRESQKSAIHGRTPHQEHVTSEASA, from the coding sequence TTCTCTGGCACAACGGTCGCATCAAGCCATGGGCCGAGGCCACCGTCCATGTCACCGCGCATGCGCTGCACTACGGTTCGTCGGTGTTCGAGGGTGAGCGTGTTTACGCCACGCCGGAAGGACCGGCCTATTTTCGTCTCGCCGATCACACGCGCCGCTTGTTCGAGTCCGCGCGCATCTACGAAATCGACATCGGCTACACCGAAGACCAGATCAACGAAGCGTGCCTGGAAGTCATTCGCGCCAATCGCATGGCTTCGGCATACGTAAGACCCATCGTTTTTCGCGGCGCCGGCGGGCTCGGCGTTCTCCCCAGGGACGGCGCGCCCGTCGATGTCGCGATCATGGCGTTGGAATGGGGTGCTTATCTTGGCGATGCCGCCGAGGTCGGTGCTGATGTGTGCGTGTCCTCGTGGCATCGTCCGGCGCCCAACACCATCCCGAGCTGGGCGAAAGCCGGCGGAAATTATCTGAGCAGCCAGTTGATCGGGCTGGAAGCGCGTCGCGGTGGATTCGATGAAGGCATCGCGCTTGGCTACAACGGTTTGTTGAGCGAAGGCGCCGGCGAAAACCTGTTCCTGGTCAAGCGCGGCAAATTGCTCACGCCGCCGTCGAGCGCCGGCATTTTGGCCGGCATCACACGCGATTCCGTCATCAGCCTGGCCAACGATCTTGGCTTTGTCGTCGAAGAGCGCGATCTGCCGCGCGAAGCGCTGTACACCGCCGACGAAGTGTTTATGACCGGTACGGCCGCGGAAATCACGCCGGTGCGTTCGGTGGATCGCAAGAAAGTCGGCAGCGGAACGCCCGGCCCCATCACGCGCGCGTTGCGCGATGCCTTCTTCGGCTTGTTCGACGGTCGCACACAAGACCGTTATGGCTGGCTGACGTCGGTTAGTGCGGTCGTCCATGACCGCGAAAGTCAAAAATCGGCCATCCATGGCCGCACTCCTCACCAAGAGCACGTCACGTCGGAGGCTTCCGCATGA
- the leuC gene encoding 3-isopropylmalate dehydratase large subunit, whose translation MTPRTLFEKIWDAHVVAPESADTPAVLYIDLHLVHEVTSPQAFSELRSRGLKLRRPDRTLATLDHSTPTLPPQANGERPYANAEAKAQVAQLEANCREFGVQLYGWDSRDRGIVHVIGPELGATQPGMTIVCGDSHTSTHGAFGALAFGIGTTEVGHVMATQCLLQRKPKTFAINVDGALPRGVGAKDLILHIIGEIGVDGGTGYVIEYRGKAIETLSMEERMTVCNMSIEAGARAGLIAPDDTTFAWLKGRPRAPQGAAWDNAVQRWRHLRTDAGATYDREVHIDASQIRPTVTYGTHPGMAIAMDKPVPAPRNAVEQRALDYMRAKANQPMQGTAVDVVFIGSCTNSRLSDLREAADVLRGHRVANGVRMLVVPGSEAVRRDAEKEGLHEVFLAAGAEWRIPGCSMCIAMNGDLAQPGQLVVSTSNRNFEGRQGKGARTVLASPATAAASAIAGAIADPREYLTEVAA comes from the coding sequence ATGACCCCGCGCACGTTATTCGAAAAAATTTGGGACGCGCATGTCGTTGCGCCCGAGAGTGCGGATACGCCCGCCGTTCTGTATATCGATCTACACCTGGTGCACGAAGTCACCTCGCCGCAAGCATTCAGCGAATTGCGCTCGCGTGGATTGAAACTGCGTCGCCCGGATCGCACGCTGGCGACGCTGGATCACTCCACGCCCACGCTGCCGCCGCAAGCCAATGGCGAACGCCCCTACGCGAACGCCGAAGCCAAAGCACAAGTCGCGCAGCTGGAAGCGAATTGCCGCGAATTTGGCGTGCAGCTGTACGGCTGGGATAGCCGCGATCGCGGCATCGTGCATGTGATCGGCCCTGAACTCGGCGCCACGCAACCGGGCATGACGATCGTGTGCGGCGACAGCCACACCTCCACGCACGGCGCGTTCGGCGCGTTGGCGTTCGGCATCGGCACCACGGAAGTCGGCCATGTGATGGCGACGCAGTGCCTGCTACAACGCAAGCCGAAAACCTTCGCCATCAACGTCGACGGCGCGCTGCCGCGCGGCGTCGGCGCGAAAGATCTGATCCTGCACATCATCGGCGAGATCGGCGTGGACGGCGGCACCGGCTACGTCATCGAGTATCGCGGTAAAGCCATCGAAACGTTGTCGATGGAAGAGCGCATGACCGTATGCAACATGTCCATCGAAGCCGGCGCACGCGCGGGTTTGATCGCACCGGACGACACCACGTTCGCGTGGTTGAAGGGTCGTCCGCGCGCTCCGCAAGGCGCAGCGTGGGATAACGCCGTGCAACGCTGGCGCCATTTGCGCACGGATGCGGGCGCCACCTACGACCGCGAAGTGCATATCGACGCAAGCCAGATTCGCCCGACCGTCACCTACGGTACGCATCCAGGCATGGCGATCGCGATGGACAAGCCCGTGCCTGCCCCGCGCAACGCAGTGGAGCAGCGCGCGTTGGATTACATGCGCGCCAAAGCGAATCAGCCGATGCAAGGCACGGCGGTCGACGTGGTGTTTATCGGCAGCTGCACCAACTCACGCCTTTCGGATCTGCGCGAAGCGGCCGATGTGTTGCGCGGACATCGCGTGGCCAATGGCGTGCGCATGCTGGTGGTGCCCGGCTCCGAAGCGGTGCGCCGGGATGCGGAGAAGGAAGGTCTGCACGAAGTGTTTCTCGCGGCAGGCGCGGAATGGCGCATTCCGGGTTGCTCGATGTGCATCGCTATGAACGGCGATCTGGCGCAGCCAGGACAGCTCGTGGTGAGCACGTCCAATCGAAATTTCGAGGGCCGCCAAGGCAAAGGCGCGCGCACCGTGCTCGCCAGCCCTGCCACCGCCGCCGCATCCGCTATCGCCGGCGCGATTGCCGATCCACGTGAATACCTGACGGAGGTGGCCGCATGA
- the leuD gene encoding 3-isopropylmalate dehydratase small subunit: MKPVTRIHSRTAVLSDENIDTDRIIPARFLTTTERAGLGKFCFNDWRYTQDGGDNPDFPLNQSAARGCSILVAGRNFGCGSSREHAPWALLDYGIQAVLCSEIADIFRGNALKNGLLAIVLDEAEHHWLLKNPGIELSIDVREQAIELPDGGRIHFTLEPFARHCLLNGVDQLGFLLQHADAITYFEQQQEKAA; the protein is encoded by the coding sequence ATGAAACCCGTAACACGCATTCACTCGCGCACCGCCGTGCTGTCGGACGAAAACATCGACACCGATCGCATCATTCCGGCGCGCTTTCTCACCACCACCGAACGCGCGGGCCTAGGCAAGTTCTGCTTCAACGATTGGCGCTATACGCAAGATGGTGGCGACAACCCGGATTTTCCGCTCAATCAATCCGCGGCGCGCGGTTGCTCGATTCTTGTCGCAGGTCGCAATTTCGGCTGCGGTTCGTCGCGCGAACACGCGCCGTGGGCGCTGCTCGACTACGGCATCCAAGCCGTGTTGTGCAGCGAGATCGCCGACATCTTCCGCGGCAACGCGCTGAAGAACGGTTTGCTCGCCATCGTGCTGGACGAAGCCGAGCATCACTGGCTGCTCAAGAACCCCGGCATCGAACTTTCCATCGACGTGCGCGAACAGGCAATCGAACTGCCGGACGGCGGTCGCATCCATTTCACGCTCGAACCGTTTGCACGGCATTGCCTGCTCAACGGCGTCGACCAACTCGGCTTTTTGCTTCAGCACGCCGACGCAATCACTTATTTCGAACAGCAACAGGAGAAGGCGGCATGA